A stretch of the Aegilops tauschii subsp. strangulata cultivar AL8/78 chromosome 4, Aet v6.0, whole genome shotgun sequence genome encodes the following:
- the LOC109754089 gene encoding uncharacterized protein, with protein MWSFASNAIAGSIKKKVQPSKGSLSNHDCSDDDGSSCASREEGLECPICCESFNIVENVPYVLWCGHTMCKNCILGLQWAVVKFPTLPIQLPLFVSCPWCNLLSFRLVYKGNLKFPRKNYFLLWMVESMNGDRAKFHSSGHEERQSVCPSSGGTSSSQHHRRTPTARAETSSSARDRNAAANTPNTASVSLQKLMVCFVQLTAKFPLVIMFLLIVLYAVPASTAVLLLYVLVTFLFALPSFLILYFAYPTLDWLVREIFT; from the coding sequence ATGTGGAGTTTTGCATCAAATGCCATAGCTGGAAGCATAAAGAAAAAGGTACAACCATCAAAAGGCAGCCTATCCAATCATGATTGCTCTGATGACGATGGTTCTTCATGTGCAAGTCGAGAGGAAGGCCTTGAATGCCCAATATGCTGCGAATCCTTCAACATCGTAGAGAACGTTCCTTATGTCTTGTGGTGTGGTCACACAATGTGCAAGAACTGCATCTTGGGCCTTCAGTGGGCTGTTGTCAAGTTCCCAACCCTTCCTATCCAGCTGCCTCTCTTTGTCTCGTGTCCTTGGTGCAACCTATTATCTTTCCGGCTGGTGTACAAGGGCAACCTCAAGTTCCCACGCAAGAACTACTTTCTGCTGTGGATGGTTGAGAGCATGAATGGTGACAGAGCAAAGTTCCATTCCTCTGGTCATGAAGAGCGCCAATCAGTATGTCCGTCCAGTGGTGGCACCAGTTCCAGTCAACACCACCGAAGAACCCCCACGGCACGAGCAGAGACCTCCTCGTCTGCCAGAGATAGAAATGCCGCTGCCAACACCCCCAACACTGCCAGCGTGTCTCTCCAAAAGCTCATGGTGTGCTTCGTGCAGCTGACGGCCAAGTTCCCGCTCGTGATAATGTTCCTCCTAATAGTTCTCTACGCCGTCCCTGCCAGCACTGCGGTTCTGCTCCTGTACGTCCTTGTCACGTTTTTGTTTGCGCTGCCGTCGTTTCTGATCCTCTACTTTGCTTATCCAACCTTGGACTGGCTCGTGAGAGAGATATTCACTTGA